The DNA sequence CCGGGATACTTGCCGGTCAAGTGAAGAAATTCGGTCAGTGCGCGATCGGGGCTTTTGCTGCGAAAGGCCATTCCCTGGCCGTTCAAGCCGCAGAACGTACAGTGGTGTTTCTCGCCCCACCAGCAACCACGCGCCGTTTCGAAAAGCAACGTTGGCCTCCGCCCGGAAGTGACCGTGCAGTCGGCCAACTGCTCGAAAAAATCCTCGTAATCGGGAAATGGCAAATCATCCATGTGCTTGACGGTCAAAGCGTTACAGTCATGAATTGCCGTCTGGCCAACCACCGGCAAAGCCCCGCGCAGTCGCGTAAAGACGCCGGGCAAATGACCAATGGGTTGCCCCGTTAACACCCGCCGGACAATTTCCGGTAAGACCACCTCGCCTTCGCCGGAAACCACTGCATCAACAAAAGCGAACTGGCGGCTGATCTCCTGCCCCATGATGCCTTCGCAATTGGCGCCACCGAAGACGATGAAGGTTTCGGGACTGCGCGCTTTGATGCGTTTGGCGAGCGCAAGCGCAGCCACGTTTTGGTGGAAGGTGCTGGTGAAGCCGACTACCTTGGGTTTGCGCGCGAGAACATAATTGAGGCATTCGTCGAGAAAGGATTCAACCTGGTCGCGCGCGCTCAGAATTTCTTCGATGGTGCTTTCAGATATCAATTGCGCTCCATCCGAATTGAGCGCACGAAGCGATGATTTTTTCCGCAGCACCTCGTCAATGTAAGCGTGGGTCTTGCTGTCGGCCTGACCCACTTGATCCCCGTGTAGCGCACCGGAGAAGATCCATTCTCCGATTAGATCGGTGGGCGTAGTATCGTCGGCAACATAGGCGTAGTTTTGGATGCCGATCCTTTCAGCGAACCGAAAGGTGAAGTAACGAATTTGCGCGGAAAACCCCTGGTTGATCAGCGTCGCCTTCAGCAAACTCAACCCGATGGAAGGCACGATCAAAGGGCCAAAGGGCATGGTGATCAGCAGCACATCGCTTTTGGCGGAGGTCGTTTTCATAGCAATCCGTGCTTATTTTGCAGGTGGCAGATTGAGACGGCGCAACAAATCTCCATACCTCGGATCGCCGTGCAGCCGGTTAAAAGTCGGATCAATACCTAAAAAAGCCACGAAGAGCGAACGCTGCTCAAAAGCTTTATCGAGCCAGGCAAAGGCCTCGTCGTTTTGGCCCAGAGCAGCATAGATTCCTGCCATCACGTCCGAGCGCAAGTAGTTGGGATTGGTCAGTAATTTGGCGACCAGTTGCCGCGCTTCCACGGTTCGTCCCATCTTCGCATAAAGTTGCGGGCGCAATGCCTGCGCCACCGTGGAGTCTTTATCCAGTGCCTCCGCTCGAGCAAGCTCAGCCAGCGCCTGTTCGTACTTTCCCTGCAAGCCGTAGATTTCCGCAATGCATACATAGGTCATAGCGAGGTTCGGCTCCAATTCAAGCGTCTTTCGATAAGCGGCAA is a window from the Acidobacteriota bacterium genome containing:
- a CDS encoding RiPP maturation radical SAM C-methyltransferase; this encodes MKTTSAKSDVLLITMPFGPLIVPSIGLSLLKATLINQGFSAQIRYFTFRFAERIGIQNYAYVADDTTPTDLIGEWIFSGALHGDQVGQADSKTHAYIDEVLRKKSSLRALNSDGAQLISESTIEEILSARDQVESFLDECLNYVLARKPKVVGFTSTFHQNVAALALAKRIKARSPETFIVFGGANCEGIMGQEISRQFAFVDAVVSGEGEVVLPEIVRRVLTGQPIGHLPGVFTRLRGALPVVGQTAIHDCNALTVKHMDDLPFPDYEDFFEQLADCTVTSGRRPTLLFETARGCWWGEKHHCTFCGLNGQGMAFRSKSPDRALTEFLHLTGKYPGHAVSVVDNILSMDYLKNFIPMLADSNPGVEVFFEIKSNLRKEQLVLLRAAGVTRVQPGIESLSDQVLRLMDKGVRALQNIQLLKWCKELGISPQWNLIWGFPGEKPEEYEQMAKWIPLLVHLPPPVSSAHIRIDRFSPNFDRATQLGFKNLAPYPSYGYVYRFPEQVVANLACFFTAELVEPRDAWQYVEPVVTEVRQWQERHPDSTLFFVEKGERLLIWDSRASAQESFVVLTGRDKFIYQACDQTRTARQVFELWQPHSTGTTLTNLRAALDALVARGLMLRQDDSYLSLAIPTSLQQ